GACGCCGAGATGGTCGCGGGCGACGGCGCGAACCACAAGGCCGAAATCGAACGGCGCGACCTGTTCGAGCGGTGGGGCGTGCCCGACGAGAAGGCCGAGGAACTGCTGGACTTTCTGGGCGTCCACGACGAGATTCAGGGCGACTCGCCGACCGTCGAGACGTTCGCCGACGGCGACCGCTTCGAGGTCGGCGGCGTCGAGTTGGAAGTCGTCCACCTGCCGGGCCACGCTGGTGGCCTCTCCGGGTTCGCTTTCGACGGCGAGGAGGGCCGGGAACTCCTCGCGGGCGACGCGCTCCTGCCGCGCTACACGCCGAACGTCGGCGGCGCGGACCCCCGCGTCGAGGACCCCCTCGGGACCTACCTCTCGTCGCTCGACCGCATCATTCGAAATGATTTCGCCCGCGCGTGGCCCGGCCACCGCGACCCCATCGAGGACCCGACGGCCCGAGCGCGCGAAATCGCTGACCACCACCGCGAGCGGACCGAGCGCGTGCTGGGCGTCCTCGAAGAACGCGGGAGCGCCGATGCGTGGACCGTCAGCGCCGACCTGTTCGGCGAACTGGCGGCCATCCACATCATGCACGGCCCCGGCGAGGCGTGGGCGCACTTGGACCACCTCAAACGCGAGGACGTCGTGACCGAGACCGACGGCGAGTACGAACTGGTCGAGAGCGACCCCGACATCGACGCTATGTTCGAGAACGCGACGGAGAGCGCCGAAACCAAACAATCCTAGCTATTTGTTTCGGGAGCATTTTTGTGTTTCTAGCTACGTAAGAGATGGGTCGGCGGCCTCGGGACTGATTAGTCGCCCCGCCGTACCCCGAAAGCATGACCACCGTCACAGTCTGGAACGAGTACCGCGTCGAGAAGGAGGACGACGAGGCCCGCGAGGTTTACCCCGAAGGCATCCACGGGGCCATCGCGGACTTCCTCGAAGACGAGGAGTTCGACGTGCAGACGGCAACCATCGACGACCCGGAACACGGCCTAACCGAGGAGACACTGAACGAGACGGACGTGCTGACGTGGTGGGGTCACGAGGCCCACGAGGAAGTCGCGGACGAGGTGGTCGAGCGAGTTCGCCAGCAGGTGCTGTCCGGGATGGGCCTCGTGGTCCTCCATTCGGGGCACTTCTCGAAGATTTTCAAGCGCCTGATGGGGACGACCTGCGACCTGAAGTGGCGAAACGAGGCCGAGAGAGAGCGAATTTGGACGGTCGAACCCGGCCACCCAATCGCGGAGGGCGTTCCGGAGTCAATCGAGGTCCCCGAGGCCGAGATGTACGGCGAGCGATTCGACGTGCCAGCGCCCGACACCCTCGTCTTCACCAGTTGGTTCGAGGGCGGCGAGGTGTTCCGAAGCGGGTGTTGCTACCGCCGGGGTGCGGGCCGAATCTTCTACTTTCGGCCGGGCCACGAGACCTATCCGATTTATCACCAGTCCGAGATTCAGCAGGTCGTCACGAACGCGGTCGAATGGGCAGAAAATGTAAATTCCACGTCACCCTCCTTCGGAAACGTCCCCGAACCGCCCGAGGAGGGTTAGCGGCCGGTTTTCGGGCGCGTCATCATCGCTGATACCGAACATCAATTTTGATATTGGCAGGAATAAAGTTAAAAGAAGGAAACCCTTTATTAGGAAGCCGCGAAACCGGCAAAACGTAGATGGCAGTAGCGCCACGGATACTGCACGTCGAGGACAACGATTTCTTCGCCAGAGTCACCGCCAGCGTTCTCACCGACGACTACGGCATGAACGTGCAGACCGTGGACAACGCCGAGACGGCCCTCGAACGCCTCGAAACCAAGTGCTTCGACTGCGTGGTCAGCGACTACGAGATGCCGGGGATGGACGGTCTGGAACTGCTCGAGGCAGTCCGAGACGCCTACCCCGAGATACCGTTTATCCTGCTGACCGGCGGCGGAAGCGAGCAAATCGCCAGCAAGGCCATCTCCGCCGGCGTCACGGACTACCTCAAGAAGGGCGAGGGCAAAGAGCAGTTCACGGTGCTGGCCAACCGCATCGAGAACGCCATCGCCAGACGCCGGACCGAGCGACTCGCCGACCGCCAAATCGAGGTCAACGACCTCATCTGGGACGTGAGTCAGGCCGTCCTCCGAGCGTCGTCACGCGAGGACATCGAGGAGACCGTCTGCGAACGCCTCGCGGACTCCTCGCCCTACCTGCTGGCGTGGGTCGGCAAAGTGGACGACGAGACCGAGGCCGTCCATCCCAAGGTCTCGGCGGGCGTCGAACAGCGGTATCTCGACGCGATAGTGCTGGACGCCGACCGCGAGGGCGGCGACCGGGTGCCGGTGCGCGAGGCGGTCGAAACCCGGACCGTGGCGGTCGAACAGCGCGCGAGACTGGAGGACGGATTCGAGTTAGGCCGGGCGAACGCCGGCCGCGACCGATACGCGGTCGCCGCCGTCCCCTTGGCCTACGAGGACCGGGCCTACGGCGTCCTGAGCGTCTGGTCGGACGTTCGCCACGCCTTCGACGAGACCGAGCGCCGGGTCCTCTCGAAGTTCGGCACCAGTCTGGCCTACGCTATCGACACGGTGCAGACGCGCAAGGAACTCGTCCAGCGCGAACAGCGACTACAGGTGTTCAACCGCATCCTGCGGCACAACCTGCGCAACGACCTCAACGTCGTCCTCGGTCGGGCCGAGAACATCGGCGAGAATTTCCCGCCCGCCCGGTCGGAGGCCGAGGTCATCGAGCAGAAGGCGAGCGAACTCATCGAAATCAGCGAGAAGGCCCGCGAGGTCGGCAAGACCCTCGACCGCGAGGACCCGGCCGAGACCCAAATCGACGTGACCGAGTGCGTCGAGCGGACTTGCGAGGAGTTCCGCCAGTCGCATCCCGAGGCCGAAATCGTCACCAGACTCCCCGAGTCAGTGGTTGTGTTCGCCGACAAGACCTTGGAGGCCGCACTCGGCGAACTGGTCGAGAACGCAATCGAACACAACGACGGCGACCCCTCGGTGACGGTCACCGTCACGGTGTCGAGCGCCGAGGAGGACGCCGAGTGGGTCGAAGTCACCGTCTCGGACGACGGGCCGGGCATCCCCGAAGACGAGCGAGCGGTCCTCACCGAGGGGAAAGAGACCGCGCTCCACCACGGAAGCGGTCTCGGCCTCTGGTTGACGAACTGGATAGTCGGCAAGTTCGGCGGCGAAATCGCCTTCGACGACTACCACACCAGCGGCGGGACGGTCACGCTCCGACTCCAGCGCGCGACCGGAACCGTCTCGACGTGGCGCGACGCCTCCCCGCTGGAACTCTAAGCGAGTCGAGACGAAGTGAGTCGAGAGTCCGTCGTAACCGTACCCGACGGCGCTCGACGCAGACCTGTCTGTTTTCTTTAACAACAGATATATATGGTAAAAATGAAGAATACAGACAATATGAGTACGAAATCGACAGGGTTCGTAGAACGGTTTCGGCAACCGGAGTACACCGGCGAAAATCGGTGTACCCCGTGTACCGCCGTCAACATCGTTATCGCCGCAGTCGGGAGCGGACTGGTCTCGTTTGTCCTGACGCCGTTCGGCGGGATGGTGGCGTTCGCGCTCTCGCTCGTGACGATTTACCTCCGGGGCTACCTCGTGCCCGGAACCCCCTCGCTCACCAAGAAGTACTTCCCCGACTGGGTGCTGGCGAAGTTCGACAAACTCGAAGACGAGACGCCCGAAGTCACCGAGGACGACCGGGAACCCGAAGAAGTGCTGGCCGACGCTGGCGCTGTCGAACCCTGCGAGCAGATGGACGACCTCTGTCTCGCCGACTCCTTCCACCGAGCGTGGCGCGACAACATGGACGCCATCAACGCCGAGGGAACCGAAAAGAGCGACTTGGGCCGGGTCCTCGACGTTGACGAGGACAAACTCTCGTTCGACGAACACGACGAGGCACTGGTCGCCCAGTACGACGGCGGCCGCCTCGGTCAGTGGGAGTCCCGCGCGGCGCTGGTCGCCGACCTCGCCGCCGCGAAACTGCTGGAAGAACGGTACGACGACTGGGACGCCCTGACGGTCACGAACCAGAGTCGCGTCCTGAGCGGCCTGCGCATCTTCCTCGAATCCTGCCCCGACTGCGGCGGGGACATCACGATGGAACAGGAAACCGTCGAGTCCTGCTGTCGGACGATGGACGTCGTGGCGGTCAGTTGCGCCGACTGCGACTCCCGGATTCTGGAAGTCGAACACGACCAGTAGGACGGCGGTTTTCGGCCCAGTTTTTCCTACTCGGTTCCCCAATTTCCGACCCAGTTCTTCCGCCTTAGACATCCACGTTTCGGCGACCCCACCGTTTCCGGTGTCTTCGTCGGTTGTAGGTCGGCCTCGGCGTCTGACTCCGACCGGTCGAATCCCGTCGTCTCCGACCATCAGTACCGTCGAGGAGAACCGGGTCGAACAGTTTCGTCTCGGGTGTCGTCTCGGTTACGAGTCGTCCTCGCCGGACTCCTCGGGGTCGGAACACCGGGATTTCCGCTGTCGCTGGCCCGCGAATCGACCCCGCGGTTTCCGCTGTCCGGTCGTCGCTCCGAGTTCGAGTCCGTTCGTCGTTTTCGCCGAAACTCCGCTCTCCGCCGACATCCGTTCTCCGCCGACATCTCGTATGAGATTTGCTCGCAGTTGTGATTGCTCGTGGTTGTGATTGCCTGTGGTCGTGATGTCTTGGGCCGCTCGACTCGATACCGGGAAAACAGCGGAAACCGCGGGGTAGCTATCTGCGGCGAACCGGCGCGGAACAGCGGAAACACCGGTGTTCCCCGAGCGAGAGGAGTTCGTGGTGCGGCGGTAGACAGCGGAAACGGTGGGGTAGCCAAGACCTGAGAACGGCGAAACCGGGTTGGAGAGGCGAAGGCGGTTAATTCAGGACCGGCGAAATTCAGAGAGAAACAGCGGAAACGATGGGGTAGAGAACGAGACGAGAACGAAATAGGATTCCTAAAAGATGGTAGAGTTAGTTCTCCGCGTCCTCGAAGGTCGTCTGGTAGTACGGACGGATGCTCTCGTGGACGCCAGCGAACTCGATGGTCTCCTCCAGTGCGGTCACGACGAGTTGGAGGTCCTGTTTCAGGGCGTGTTCGCGGTACTTACCGCCGGACATGCCCTCGTTCTTCTCCGTCGAGGAGATGACTCCAAGCATGGCCAAGTCAGCGAGATGGTCGCGCATCCGTCTGCTGGTGAGGGGTTCGGTGCCGACGTGGTTACAGAGTTGCTCGTAGCGCGGTCGGATGTCCCGAGACCGGGCCGGAGTCTTGCCCTCGGCCTCCAGCGAGGTGAGCGCGTAGAGGATGAGTCGGGCGTGTTCGGTCAAGTCGGCGACGCCCTCCATGATTCGGTCGCGTTCGAGTTTCTCGCGGGCCTCCTGCACGTGTTCGTCGGTGACTTGCTCGACTGCTTCTTTCCGAGCCAAGTCGCCCGCTTCCAGCAGGAGGTCGAGGGCCTGCCGGGCGTCCCCGGCGTCTTGGGCACCGTAGGCCGCGCAGAGCGGGATTACGTCCTCGGCGAGCGCGCCGTCGTGGAAGGCGACCTGTTCGCGCTGGCTGAGGACCTTCTGGAGTTCGGTGGCGTCGTAGGGCGGGAAGGAGACTTCCTTCTCACACAACGAGGAGCGAACCTTGGCCGAGAGGGAATCGCGGAAGGAGAGGTCGTTAGAGATGCCGATGAGGCCGATTTTCGCGTCTTCGAGGTAGCCGTTGGACCGGGCGCGCGGAATCTGGTAGAGGATGGAGTTGTCGTTGATGTGGTCCACCTCGTCTAAGACCACGATGATGGTCCCGCCGAGTTTGTCGAGTTCCTCCCAGAGAAAGCTGTAGACCTGCGCTTGGGGGTAGCCCGTGTTACTGATTTGCTCGGAGGGGTCCCGGAGGGTGTTGACGAGGCGGACCGCGACCTGATAGCTGGAGTTGAGACCGTCGCAGTTGATTTCGATGACGTTGAGCGAGATGTCGTCGTACTTGGCGGCGTCGTCTTGGAGACGGTTCAGGAGGAAACGAGTGGCCGCGGTCTTACCCACGCCGCTCTTTCCGTAGAGGAAGATGTTCGACGGGGCCTCGCCGTTGATGATGGGTTGGAGTGCGGCGTGGTACTCCTCTAACTCCTCGTCGCGCCCGACGAGGTTGTCCGGGGTGTACTCCTCTAACAGCGCGTCCCGGTTCTTGTAGAGGGAGTTGTCTCGGTCGAAACTGAACGATGACATTGTCGGTGTGCGGTCGTTGGACGGTCTGGATTATAAAGCCACGTGGTCAGCGGTGCGTCCGCTGTTTCCGCTGTCCCGAAAGCTTTTATTTGTCGAGTGGTCCGGTGGGGTGTGTCGAGGGTGCGTCGTTTCCGATGTCTCGATTGACTTAAACACACACCCACCCCATCGTTTCCGGAGTCTTTGGTCGGGAAGGGAGGGTGGGTCGAGAAAGCCTCTCTAGAGGCGGTAGTTTTATTACATATAGGCAAAAACTATAGCCGTAGTACAACTAGACTAGTTAAGTTAGTTCGTCTTTTGCTTCTATTTAGCTTCTTTAGACTATCTACGTGGCTTTTTCGACGCTTTCACTTTCCATCATCTTCTTGCGGCCGCCACCGCGTTTCGTTGTTTCGCTCGCTTCCTCCCCGTCTAGTCATTTTCGTGACCTATATTCGGCTCCTCCGGCCCCCGTCTCTCCTGCCGCAAGACAGCGGAAACGGTGGGGTGAGTGTGTTTCTTTTGACCCGACCCCTCCTCGTCGGAAAGACAGCGGAAACGATGGGGTGGGTGTCCCCCTCTCGTCTCTCCCTTCGTGGGTGCGACTTGATTTCCGAACCCGCGAAAAGCGTCCGGAAAGACTCTCTATCGTCAATACAACCGGCGACCGAACAGCGGAAATCGTGGTGTCGTTCCGGTCTTCGATACCTCGTCTCACGCCGCTCGAATGTCAGCCAGCGATTTAATTCTCGGTACCCTCTCCCGAAAACAGCGGAAACGGTGGGGTTGCTCCGAGGTCTTTCGACCTGTCTTCGTCCCTGTTCTCTCCGCTACCGAGTCAAAACCTTCGACACAACGTCTCACAATCGCGTCTCCTCTGTTCGCCGAAACAGCGGAAACGACGGGGTTACCACGGAGTGGAGGATTGCCACAGAGCCGGGTTTCCCTAACCCGTCAAATGCCGGAACCCGAATCGGGACGTCGTCGGAATTCGGGATGGTATCGGAATTCGGGATGGTATCGGAATTCGGGATGTCGTAGCCGTCGTCACCCGCGGAGTCGTCATCGTCGCTGTCCGAGAAAGTTCGTCTCGGAGCGGAGTTAGTCAACGAGGACCGCTTCGGCCGGACGCCGAGGAGACACCTCCGAAACGCCACCCGCGTAGCCGAGTCGGAACAGGTGCTGGGGCGTCCACTCCGGTTGTCCCAACAGTCCCGTCAACTCCCGGCGTAGGCTGGGAATCTCTAGCATTGCGCTCATCGGGTGGGTCTGGACGCCCAGCACCGTCGCGCGCAGACTCACTCGTTGGAAGACCTGTCCGGCCCGAATCTGGCCACGGCGGCCGTCGGATTGGGTTCGAATCACGGCGACCAGTGGCGTCGCCCGCATCAGTCCGGCGTCCTTGCGCGCCTGCTGGCCACCGACGTTCAGGTACGTCATCAGGTACTTGCCGAGTTTGGCTTCGAGCCACGAGTCGCCGAACGCGCCGCGGCCTATCCACCGACCCAGTTCCCGTCGGTAGTTCGGGTCGGCGAACTGCCGGCGGTCGGCCCGCGACGACAGGTCCGCGAGGGCGTCCACCTTCGCCGGGTCGGCGACGAACTGGAGGCGCACGTCCGCCTCGGCGCAGGCCTCCTGAAGCACTCGCAGGTCCTCGCGGGGCACCGGGCGCTCCTGATACCGACTCCGGTTGGTCCGCCGGTTCGGGATGGTCTCGAACAGTCGGGAGTCGCGCCGGTCGCTGGCTTCGTCGCTCGTTTCGGACGCTTGGCTGTCGCCGGCCGATAGCCGGACCGTCGAGGCGTGGGCGCTGTCGCTCCCCGGCAGGTACTCGACTTCGTAGCCGAGTCCGAAGTGGTCGGCGGCGACCAGCAGGTTCTCCAGCGCCGCCCCGAGGCTGACGTAGAGTTCGCGCTTGTCGGGGTCGGCCACCGTCAACCACCGTTCCAAGTCCGCGAACAGCCGAATCTCGTCGCCGGTCACGTTGAACAGCCACGGTTGGGTGTTGTGACTCGACGGTGCCAGCACCGCGTACCGGACCAGAAACTGAGCCTGCTCGGTCGGCGTCCCCTCTCCGGGAAACAGCGACGCCGAGACCCGCCACGGATGCTTGCCGCCGACCCATCGCCGTCGCCGCGAGAGTGGACTCAGCGCGTCGAGGCCGAGGCGTTCCGCGACGCCGGTCTCTCGGCCTCGCTGTCCCGCGGTCGGTTTTCGGCTCTCCGGCGGTTCTCCCGGTTGCTCGCGGGCCGTCCGGTCGGTCGGTCCCCCGCCGTCTGCTCGGTTCGAGTCCCCCATCAGCCGTCGTGACGATGGCTGTGAACTTAGTTCTCCGCGTCGAATTTCTCGATACCGGGCACCGAATAAGCGCCATAGCGGGGACCGGGCACCGAATAAGCGCCATAGCGGGGACCGGGCACCGAATAAGCGCCATAGCGGAGACCGGGCACCGAATAAGCGACACAGCCGGGTGCTGAGTGCTGAACCAACGGAACAGCGACTACGAGGAATAGCGACTACGACCTCGAAAGTTCTCTGTCAGTTCAGGTCCCTCACCTCTCGTCGTCTGACTCTCCGGTCCTTCAACTCTCGTCGTCTGACTCTCCGGTTCCGGAGACTCGCACGCTGACCGCCGAGTGCTTGTATTCGGGAATCTTGGCCACCGGGTCGAGTTCGTCGCCGGTCAGCCGATTCACCAGCGGTTCGGCGAAGTGGAAGGTCAGAAACGCGGTCCCCGGTCGGACCGCAGGGGTCACGTCGGCGGTGGCCTCGACCCGCCCGCGGTCGTTCTCCACGACGACCACATCGCCCTCCTCGACGTTGCGCTCGGCGGCGTCGTCGGGGTGAATCTGAAGCGCGTCGTCGCTCCGGAGTCGCGTCAGAATCCCCGACCGGCGGGTCACGGCACCGCTGTTGAAGTGCGACAGAATTCGCCCGGTCGTCAGCACCAACTGGTCTTCGCCCACCTCGTCGGCCGGGTCAACGTCCTCGACCGGTTCCAGCGTTGCGCGCTTCGACCCGTCGCCGAACGTCTCGCGGTGCAGGATTTCGACGCCCGAGTCCGCATCTTCCGGGAAGGGCCACCGCTGGCTTCCCTCGCCGATTCCCTCGTAGCTCATCCCGGCGTAGAGCGGATTGATGCGGGTCATCTCGGCGAAGACCTCGCTCGGCGCGCGGTCCTCGAAGCCCCCGGCGTCGGTCAATCTTGCCCCGAGTTCGCAGATGATGTCCAAGTCCCGGCGGGCCTCGCCGGGCGGCGCTGTGGCGGGTCGCATGCGCTGGACCTGCCGGTCGGTGTTCGTGACGGTCCCGGCCTTCTCGGCCCACGAACTCGCCGGGAGTACCACGTCGGCGTGCCGGACCGTCTCGGTCGGGAAGATGTCTTGCACGACCAGCAAATCGAGGTCGTCCAACTCTCGGGCCACCCGGTTGGCGTTTGGTTCGGTGGCCGCGATGTTCTCGCCGACGACGTAGGCCCCGCGAATCTCGTCGCCGAACCGATGGGTCATCTCGACCTCGGTCAGGCCCGGTTCTGCGGGTGGTTCGAATCCCCACTCGTCGGCGACCTCCTCGCGTGCCTCGGCGTCTGTCACGGCCCGATACCCCGGCAGAACGTCGGGGAGCGCGCCCACGTCGCCAGCGCCCTGCACGTTGTTCTTCCCTCGGAGGGGGTTGACGCCAGCGCCGCGCTTGCCGACGTTGCCCCCCAGAAGCGCCAGATTCAGCAGGGCGTGGACGTTGGCGGTCCCGCACCGGTGCTGGCTCATCCCCATCCCGGTGAACGCCGCAGACCGGTCGGCCTCGCCGTAGGCCCGCGCGGCGGACCGGAGGGCCGATTCTTCGACGCCGGCCTTTTCGGCGGCCGAATCGATGGCAATTCCGGCCAGCCAGTCCTCGAACTCGTCGAATCCCTCGACTCGTGCCTCGACGAACTCGTCGTCTACCAGTCCCTCCTCGACCAGCACTTTGCACATCGCGTTCAGCAGGGGGATGTCGTAGCCCGGTCGGAGCGCGAGGTGGTGGTCGGCGTGGCGAGTTGTCGCGTTCTCGCGGGGGTCGATGTGAATCAGGGTCGCGCCCTGCTTGACGGCGGGTGCGACGTAGGAACTGAAGATGATGGGGTGCTGTTCGGCGGGGTTCGCGCCCGCCACGAGGAGGGCGTCGGCCTCGGGCAGGTCCCGAATCGTGTTCGTCATCGCGCCGGTCCCGAACCGGTCGCTCATGGCGGCGACGGTCGAGGAGTGACAGAGCCGAGCGCAGTTGTCCACGTTGTTCGTCCCGAGTGCCCGCGCCAGTTTTTGGAGGAGGTAGTTCTCCTCGTTGGTACATCCCGACGAGGCGAAGAACGCCAGCGCCTCCTCGCCGTGAGCCTCCGAAAT
This genomic window from Halorussus lipolyticus contains:
- a CDS encoding MBL fold metallo-hydrolase; translation: MKRIQLGNTVFEGENDVYLFGADADTKSTAIVDTGVATDEGRDQLREGLAEYGVEFADVDAIFLTHWHHDHTGLAGEIQAESGATVYVHEDDAEMVAGDGANHKAEIERRDLFERWGVPDEKAEELLDFLGVHDEIQGDSPTVETFADGDRFEVGGVELEVVHLPGHAGGLSGFAFDGEEGRELLAGDALLPRYTPNVGGADPRVEDPLGTYLSSLDRIIRNDFARAWPGHRDPIEDPTARAREIADHHRERTERVLGVLEERGSADAWTVSADLFGELAAIHIMHGPGEAWAHLDHLKREDVVTETDGEYELVESDPDIDAMFENATESAETKQS
- a CDS encoding ThuA domain-containing protein, whose product is MTTVTVWNEYRVEKEDDEAREVYPEGIHGAIADFLEDEEFDVQTATIDDPEHGLTEETLNETDVLTWWGHEAHEEVADEVVERVRQQVLSGMGLVVLHSGHFSKIFKRLMGTTCDLKWRNEAERERIWTVEPGHPIAEGVPESIEVPEAEMYGERFDVPAPDTLVFTSWFEGGEVFRSGCCYRRGAGRIFYFRPGHETYPIYHQSEIQQVVTNAVEWAENVNSTSPSFGNVPEPPEEG
- a CDS encoding response regulator, coding for MAVAPRILHVEDNDFFARVTASVLTDDYGMNVQTVDNAETALERLETKCFDCVVSDYEMPGMDGLELLEAVRDAYPEIPFILLTGGGSEQIASKAISAGVTDYLKKGEGKEQFTVLANRIENAIARRRTERLADRQIEVNDLIWDVSQAVLRASSREDIEETVCERLADSSPYLLAWVGKVDDETEAVHPKVSAGVEQRYLDAIVLDADREGGDRVPVREAVETRTVAVEQRARLEDGFELGRANAGRDRYAVAAVPLAYEDRAYGVLSVWSDVRHAFDETERRVLSKFGTSLAYAIDTVQTRKELVQREQRLQVFNRILRHNLRNDLNVVLGRAENIGENFPPARSEAEVIEQKASELIEISEKAREVGKTLDREDPAETQIDVTECVERTCEEFRQSHPEAEIVTRLPESVVVFADKTLEAALGELVENAIEHNDGDPSVTVTVTVSSAEEDAEWVEVTVSDDGPGIPEDERAVLTEGKETALHHGSGLGLWLTNWIVGKFGGEIAFDDYHTSGGTVTLRLQRATGTVSTWRDASPLEL
- a CDS encoding orc1/cdc6 family replication initiation protein codes for the protein MSSFSFDRDNSLYKNRDALLEEYTPDNLVGRDEELEEYHAALQPIINGEAPSNIFLYGKSGVGKTAATRFLLNRLQDDAAKYDDISLNVIEINCDGLNSSYQVAVRLVNTLRDPSEQISNTGYPQAQVYSFLWEELDKLGGTIIVVLDEVDHINDNSILYQIPRARSNGYLEDAKIGLIGISNDLSFRDSLSAKVRSSLCEKEVSFPPYDATELQKVLSQREQVAFHDGALAEDVIPLCAAYGAQDAGDARQALDLLLEAGDLARKEAVEQVTDEHVQEAREKLERDRIMEGVADLTEHARLILYALTSLEAEGKTPARSRDIRPRYEQLCNHVGTEPLTSRRMRDHLADLAMLGVISSTEKNEGMSGGKYREHALKQDLQLVVTALEETIEFAGVHESIRPYYQTTFEDAEN
- a CDS encoding Acg family FMN-binding oxidoreductase — encoded protein: MGDSNRADGGGPTDRTAREQPGEPPESRKPTAGQRGRETGVAERLGLDALSPLSRRRRWVGGKHPWRVSASLFPGEGTPTEQAQFLVRYAVLAPSSHNTQPWLFNVTGDEIRLFADLERWLTVADPDKRELYVSLGAALENLLVAADHFGLGYEVEYLPGSDSAHASTVRLSAGDSQASETSDEASDRRDSRLFETIPNRRTNRSRYQERPVPREDLRVLQEACAEADVRLQFVADPAKVDALADLSSRADRRQFADPNYRRELGRWIGRGAFGDSWLEAKLGKYLMTYLNVGGQQARKDAGLMRATPLVAVIRTQSDGRRGQIRAGQVFQRVSLRATVLGVQTHPMSAMLEIPSLRRELTGLLGQPEWTPQHLFRLGYAGGVSEVSPRRPAEAVLVD
- the fdhF gene encoding formate dehydrogenase subunit alpha, whose protein sequence is MSGGERASEDDRTSSGDQKSICPFCGVGCGVRYSEDTGKAVGWRAPVNQRGELCPKGVAAYDVVDHDERLTRPLVRGEDGELVASSWDEALNRVESGVRRISEAHGEEALAFFASSGCTNEENYLLQKLARALGTNNVDNCARLCHSSTVAAMSDRFGTGAMTNTIRDLPEADALLVAGANPAEQHPIIFSSYVAPAVKQGATLIHIDPRENATTRHADHHLALRPGYDIPLLNAMCKVLVEEGLVDDEFVEARVEGFDEFEDWLAGIAIDSAAEKAGVEESALRSAARAYGEADRSAAFTGMGMSQHRCGTANVHALLNLALLGGNVGKRGAGVNPLRGKNNVQGAGDVGALPDVLPGYRAVTDAEAREEVADEWGFEPPAEPGLTEVEMTHRFGDEIRGAYVVGENIAATEPNANRVARELDDLDLLVVQDIFPTETVRHADVVLPASSWAEKAGTVTNTDRQVQRMRPATAPPGEARRDLDIICELGARLTDAGGFEDRAPSEVFAEMTRINPLYAGMSYEGIGEGSQRWPFPEDADSGVEILHRETFGDGSKRATLEPVEDVDPADEVGEDQLVLTTGRILSHFNSGAVTRRSGILTRLRSDDALQIHPDDAAERNVEEGDVVVVENDRGRVEATADVTPAVRPGTAFLTFHFAEPLVNRLTGDELDPVAKIPEYKHSAVSVRVSGTGESDDES